A portion of the Ferrimonas lipolytica genome contains these proteins:
- a CDS encoding disulfide bond formation protein B, with translation MNPIKEGFGALKGAPAQTLAQWQNQRWLWFVMSGAALFLILSAMGYFQWFLEMDPCEICVYIRFSQCCILFAGLIIAIQPGNNILKVVGMALAWYGVLQGMAWSIELNALHDSSHALDDVMATGGDLFAAGGGGGACSTEPHFPLGLPLHEWFPYEFQPSGICGEDDWSLLGLNMAQYCIIAYSFFTIGLGAATFGWVRSLLKK, from the coding sequence ATGAATCCAATTAAAGAAGGCTTTGGCGCGCTAAAAGGCGCCCCAGCTCAAACCTTAGCACAATGGCAAAACCAGCGTTGGCTGTGGTTTGTAATGAGCGGCGCGGCACTGTTTTTGATTCTATCTGCGATGGGCTACTTCCAGTGGTTCCTAGAGATGGACCCATGTGAAATCTGCGTTTACATTCGCTTTAGCCAGTGTTGCATCTTGTTTGCCGGCCTAATCATCGCGATTCAACCTGGCAACAACATCCTTAAAGTTGTTGGCATGGCACTGGCGTGGTACGGCGTATTGCAGGGCATGGCGTGGTCGATTGAACTAAATGCACTGCATGACTCTTCCCATGCACTGGATGACGTAATGGCAACTGGTGGCGACTTGTTCGCAGCGGGTGGTGGTGGCGGTGCTTGTTCGACTGAACCTCACTTCCCACTGGGCTTGCCACTGCATGAGTGGTTCCCGTACGAGTTCCAGCCATCTGGTATCTGTGGTGAAGACGATTGGTCACTACTGGGCTTGAACATGGCACAGTACTGCATTATTGCGTACAGCTTCTTTACCATCGGTTTGGGTGCAGCCACCTTTGGTTGGGTACGAAGCCTGCTGAAGAAGTAA
- a CDS encoding thiol:disulfide interchange protein DsbA/DsbL produces the protein MMKKLLTALALTLSFGAAAYDEGKHYIDLKDGGFDAPNQVVKVYSTNCPFCYKYEKAVIPNYVKNLPDGIKYDAYHITTKPPFGLEKATAVAVGKVLGDKQYKKVKMAYYKQIHDLKKKFSSSEEATQFGIDQLEISKAEFDKHAASPEVAKLLKKWDQGLEVAKIKGIPAIVVNGKYLINTQSVTSMKMLDELTAELLAK, from the coding sequence ATGATGAAAAAATTACTCACGGCCTTAGCGTTGACCCTCTCTTTTGGTGCTGCTGCCTACGATGAAGGCAAGCATTATATCGACCTAAAAGATGGTGGTTTCGATGCTCCCAACCAAGTAGTTAAGGTGTACTCCACCAACTGCCCGTTCTGCTACAAGTATGAAAAAGCGGTTATCCCTAACTACGTTAAAAACTTGCCAGATGGTATCAAGTACGACGCCTACCACATCACCACTAAGCCTCCATTTGGGCTAGAAAAAGCTACTGCCGTGGCAGTAGGTAAAGTACTGGGCGACAAGCAGTACAAGAAAGTGAAGATGGCTTACTACAAGCAAATTCACGATCTGAAGAAGAAGTTCAGCTCAAGCGAAGAAGCGACTCAGTTCGGTATTGATCAACTGGAGATCTCTAAAGCAGAATTCGACAAGCACGCTGCCTCGCCAGAAGTGGCTAAGTTGCTGAAAAAGTGGGACCAAGGCTTAGAAGTTGCCAAGATTAAAGGCATTCCTGCCATCGTCGTTAACGGCAAATACCTGATCAACACCCAGTCGGTCACCAGCATGAAGATGTTGGACGAGTTGACTGCAGAACTGCTGGCTAAGTAA
- a CDS encoding BCCT family transporter, with amino-acid sequence MLAVSPSKKAMDLIQSITITTAATQPAYRSKSFFVITSLIALVIFFPRYSINVIADYTQSFIEQFGLALLLFSTVMVLLTLAISVSPLGKLRLGGAQAKTEFSTLSWLAMLFTAGMGSGLIFWGIAEPLFHFANPPAFVDAGNNSKDTALAITYFHWGIHAWSIYAMAGLAVAWFSFNRGRSMHISSSFSAKSNQSRYRFVDWMAIIAILFGVAGTFANTIALVQTGLQQTVSAEIGSVLFRYGLILLIALLFTGSSILGLHRGIKRLSLFNTMLMLVLVSVVFVSFSPLETLNTIVSSTTSYLSLLPEVSFSINDESRQWSLGWTIIYLVWWVAWAPFVGPFIARISKGRSIRQFLLSAVWVPTIASIVWFSAFGGSALEQPFAQQVIDAVNQDYTQGLFRFFQQISFGEVLSIAAIVLLITFIITSADSALLVCCMLGGDEGNKSKIVWAALLVSLSMALIYINDVDLNKQVAIAGALPFTLVMIGQVISMAVDMVRYQRQQ; translated from the coding sequence ATGTTAGCAGTGTCCCCCTCTAAAAAGGCAATGGATTTGATTCAATCTATCACTATAACTACTGCGGCTACTCAGCCTGCGTACCGCAGTAAGAGCTTCTTTGTTATCACCAGCCTGATTGCGCTAGTGATATTTTTCCCTCGCTACAGTATCAATGTGATTGCAGACTATACCCAGAGCTTTATTGAACAGTTTGGGTTGGCGCTGTTGTTGTTTTCAACGGTAATGGTTTTGCTCACCCTTGCTATTAGCGTTAGTCCGCTGGGTAAGTTACGGCTGGGGGGAGCACAAGCCAAAACCGAGTTCAGTACTCTCAGTTGGTTGGCGATGTTGTTTACTGCTGGGATGGGCTCAGGCCTGATTTTCTGGGGAATTGCTGAGCCACTGTTCCATTTTGCTAACCCGCCGGCCTTTGTTGACGCTGGCAACAATAGTAAAGATACGGCTCTGGCGATAACCTACTTTCACTGGGGGATCCACGCCTGGAGCATCTATGCGATGGCAGGCTTAGCAGTGGCTTGGTTTAGCTTTAATCGCGGTCGTTCGATGCATATTTCCTCCAGCTTTAGCGCTAAGTCCAACCAGAGTCGTTATCGCTTTGTTGATTGGATGGCGATAATCGCCATCCTGTTTGGGGTTGCCGGTACCTTTGCCAATACTATTGCGTTAGTGCAAACCGGACTGCAGCAAACGGTTTCTGCTGAGATCGGTTCAGTGCTGTTCCGCTACGGCTTGATATTGTTAATTGCACTGTTGTTTACTGGTTCATCGATTCTGGGTCTGCACCGTGGTATTAAGCGGCTGAGCCTGTTTAATACCATGCTTATGCTGGTTTTGGTCTCGGTTGTGTTTGTCTCTTTCAGCCCGTTAGAGACACTCAATACTATTGTCTCGTCTACAACCAGTTATCTGTCGTTGTTGCCAGAGGTGTCGTTCAGCATAAATGACGAGTCGCGACAATGGAGCTTAGGCTGGACCATTATCTATCTGGTGTGGTGGGTAGCTTGGGCACCGTTTGTTGGCCCCTTTATTGCTCGGATAAGTAAAGGGCGTAGCATTCGTCAGTTCTTACTTAGTGCAGTTTGGGTACCAACAATAGCCTCAATTGTCTGGTTTAGCGCCTTTGGTGGCAGCGCCTTGGAACAGCCGTTTGCGCAACAGGTTATCGATGCCGTTAATCAAGACTATACTCAAGGGTTGTTTCGCTTCTTCCAGCAAATCAGCTTTGGTGAAGTGCTATCTATCGCGGCAATTGTGTTGTTGATCACCTTCATTATTACCAGCGCCGATTCAGCCCTATTGGTGTGCTGTATGCTCGGTGGTGACGAAGGCAACAAAAGTAAAATCGTGTGGGCGGCTTTGTTGGTTAGCCTTTCAATGGCACTGATCTACATTAACGATGTTGATCTGAATAAACAGGTGGCGATTGCCGGAGCACTGCCGTTTACCCTTGTGATGATTGGCCAAGTCATCTCAATGGCGGTTGATATGGTGCGTTATCAACGACAGCAATAG
- a CDS encoding SDR family oxidoreductase: MSQSQLVRLGATQQMEIAMKIGITAASGQLGASIVRATLALLPKEDVVALARNQQKAQQLGVEVRPGDYGNPEQLEQSLQGIDVLLLVSGMDKPENRIGQHRNVMAAAKKAGVRKIVYTSVQGAEEGTAFSPVIQSNRQTELDLQRSGLEWVIGRNGIYIEPDIEYIEQYQQAGCIFNSAGDGKCGYTTRAELAYAYARMLIEDKHHGQIYNLNGEPITQTQLTHYMNLTFATELVYKPMAVEEYRLHCMQELGDFIGNVVGGIYQGIRAGKSNNPSDFEQAAGRPHQSWSAYFSELKIEP; this comes from the coding sequence GTGTCTCAATCGCAATTGGTTCGATTAGGGGCAACCCAGCAGATGGAGATCGCAATGAAGATTGGTATTACCGCGGCGAGCGGGCAATTAGGCGCTTCGATTGTTCGAGCAACATTGGCATTGTTGCCTAAAGAGGATGTAGTTGCGCTGGCGAGGAATCAACAAAAGGCGCAACAGTTAGGGGTTGAGGTGCGCCCTGGTGATTATGGTAACCCTGAGCAATTAGAACAATCGCTGCAGGGAATCGACGTATTGCTATTGGTTTCTGGCATGGATAAGCCAGAAAATCGCATTGGCCAGCATCGCAATGTCATGGCTGCGGCCAAAAAAGCGGGGGTACGGAAAATTGTCTATACCAGCGTGCAAGGCGCCGAGGAGGGCACCGCATTCTCGCCAGTGATTCAGAGTAATCGTCAAACCGAGCTCGATCTGCAGCGTAGCGGCCTTGAGTGGGTTATTGGCCGCAATGGCATCTACATTGAGCCGGATATTGAGTACATCGAGCAGTACCAACAGGCCGGCTGTATCTTCAATAGTGCCGGTGATGGTAAGTGCGGCTACACCACTCGCGCAGAGTTGGCTTACGCGTATGCAAGAATGCTCATTGAAGATAAGCATCATGGTCAAATCTATAACCTTAACGGCGAGCCAATTACTCAGACTCAATTAACCCATTATATGAATCTTACCTTTGCGACGGAGCTGGTGTATAAGCCGATGGCCGTTGAAGAGTACCGCCTTCATTGTATGCAGGAGTTAGGTGATTTTATCGGTAATGTTGTTGGCGGAATATACCAAGGGATCCGGGCCGGTAAATCCAATAATCCAAGCGATTTTGAACAAGCCGCTGGGCGTCCTCACCAAAGCTGGTCGGCGTATTTTTCTGAGTTAAAAATCGAACCTTAA